In the genome of Gemmatimonadota bacterium, the window CGCTTCACCACGCCCTGAAAGCCCCGTCCGCGGGTGGTGCCCGTGATCTTGACCGTGTCGCCGGCCTCGAACTGTTCCACGGTCAGCTGTTGACCCGCCTCGTAGTCCCCGGGCTCGGACAGCCGGAACTCCTTGAGGGTTCGCGGCGTCGCTTCCAGCCCCGCCTTCTGGGCGTGTCCCGCCTCAGCGCGGGTGGTCCGCTTGGCCTTCTGCTCGCCAAAGCCGATCTGCACCGCGTGGTAGCCGTCCGAATCGACGTCCTTGACCTGGACGACGGGGCACGGGCCGGCCTCGACGACGGTCACGGGAACCGCGT includes:
- the rplC gene encoding 50S ribosomal protein L3, coding for MKAIIGKKLGMTQVFDDEGNAVPVTVVEAGPCPVVQVKDVDSDGYHAVQIGFGEQKAKRTTRAEAGHAQKAGLEATPRTLKEFRLSEPGDYEAGQQLTVEQFEAGDTVKITGTTRGRGFQGVVKRYGFKGRPATHGHPGSRVPGSMGPGTDPSRVIKGKKLPGQMGNVRHSERSCRVVRVDGERNLLFIRGGLPGSRNSVLFIREA